A section of the Campylobacter concisus ATCC 51562 genome encodes:
- the fliP gene encoding flagellar type III secretion system pore protein FliP (The bacterial flagellar biogenesis protein FliP forms a type III secretion system (T3SS)-type pore required for flagellar assembly.) — MLALAVLLCTVFGADPALPTINLSLNSPTNAEQLVNSLNVLLILTALALAPSLIFMMTSFLRLVIVFSFLRQAMGTQQVPPSTVLISLAMVLTFFIMEPVGQKSYNDGIKPYMAEQIGYEEMLDKSLKPFKEFMVKNTREKDLALFFRIRNLQNPANIEEIPLSIAMSAFMISELKTSFEIAFLLYLPFLVIDMVVSSVLMAMGMMMLPPVMISLPFKLLIFVLVDGWNLLIGNLVKSFH, encoded by the coding sequence CTGCTTGCTTTAGCGGTTTTACTTTGCACGGTTTTTGGGGCTGACCCTGCGCTACCAACTATAAATTTAAGTCTAAATTCTCCAACAAATGCCGAGCAACTTGTAAATTCTCTAAATGTTTTACTAATCCTCACCGCACTTGCACTCGCTCCTTCGCTCATCTTTATGATGACTAGCTTTTTGCGCCTTGTCATTGTATTTTCATTTTTACGCCAAGCGATGGGCACGCAACAAGTTCCTCCTTCAACAGTACTCATCTCGCTTGCGATGGTTCTTACATTTTTTATCATGGAGCCAGTTGGGCAAAAGAGCTATAATGATGGCATAAAGCCTTATATGGCTGAGCAGATAGGCTATGAAGAGATGCTTGATAAAAGCTTAAAGCCTTTTAAAGAATTTATGGTAAAAAACACAAGAGAAAAAGACCTTGCGCTTTTCTTTAGGATTAGAAATTTACAAAATCCAGCAAATATCGAAGAGATACCGCTAAGTATTGCAATGTCAGCTTTCATGATAAGTGAGCTAAAGACATCTTTTGAGATAGCGTTTTTGCTCTATTTGCCATTTCTTGTCATCGACATGGTCGTAAGCTCAGTACTAATGGCTATGGGTATGATGATGCTTCCTCCTGTAATGATCTCACTACCATTTAAACTACTTATTTTTGTGCTTGTTGATGGCTGGAATTTACTAATAGGAAATCTTGTAAAAAGCTTTCACTAA
- a CDS encoding flagellar motor protein MotB, giving the protein MGKLIKPEECPKCMPEWLAAFGDLMSLLLCFFVLLLSMATMDAKKMEAAVGSLAGALSVLEGGARPENQIEKETDPENTRAKKISKQKGSQSELNMNVKKINELLAASGAPEITMEESEDGFIVRLPAAMLFDKDSAEISGEDAKLFLKRIGMIVAKMPNDVKADIIGHTDNIEPSKDSAYKNNWQLSTARALSVVEELINDGVPQNRIIASGKASFDPIASNSTEDGRAKNNRVEIHFISLEPKNKEATKKSILDMRN; this is encoded by the coding sequence ATGGGTAAGTTAATAAAACCAGAAGAGTGTCCAAAATGTATGCCTGAGTGGTTAGCTGCTTTTGGCGACCTCATGTCACTTTTGCTTTGTTTTTTCGTTTTATTGCTTTCTATGGCGACAATGGATGCTAAAAAGATGGAGGCTGCCGTTGGCTCACTAGCTGGTGCTTTGAGTGTGCTTGAAGGTGGTGCTAGACCTGAAAATCAGATAGAAAAAGAGACAGATCCAGAAAATACTCGTGCAAAAAAGATAAGCAAGCAAAAGGGCTCACAAAGTGAGCTAAATATGAATGTTAAAAAGATAAATGAGCTGCTAGCTGCTAGTGGGGCACCTGAGATCACTATGGAAGAGAGCGAGGATGGCTTTATCGTAAGGCTTCCAGCAGCTATGCTTTTTGATAAAGATAGTGCTGAAATTTCTGGCGAAGATGCGAAGCTATTTTTAAAACGAATAGGCATGATTGTGGCAAAAATGCCTAATGATGTAAAAGCCGATATCATCGGCCATACAGATAATATAGAACCAAGCAAAGACTCAGCTTATAAAAATAACTGGCAGCTCTCAACTGCAAGGGCTTTAAGCGTAGTTGAAGAGTTAATCAACGATGGCGTACCACAAAATAGAATAATAGCTTCTGGCAAAGCTTCGTTTGATCCGATCGCTAGTAACAGCACAGAAGATGGCAGAGCTAAGAATAATAGAGTAGAAATTCACTTCATATCGCTTGAGCCAAAAAATAAAGAGGCTACTAAGAAAAGTATCCTTGATATGAGGAATTAG
- a CDS encoding motility protein A yields MDLGTVVGWVLTLVLLFGSMAIGVGIGPYIDIPSVMIVFGGTIGVMMVGFKMETLKGIGKFYGIAVKPSVVVNLPETIKKIVDYSTKARRDGILSLESEVNNETNQFLKRGLSMAVDGNEPDAIRALLEIDIDQTSTRHSNNIKIFEQVGGFAGAMGMIGTLIGLVAMLLNMSDPSAIGPSMAVALLTTLYGAMIGNIIGAPVANILSIRDADEALEKQVVLEGIMSIQAGDNPRTLEAKLLAFLPPKDRKSQFE; encoded by the coding sequence ATGGATTTAGGAACCGTCGTCGGCTGGGTTTTGACCCTGGTGCTTTTGTTTGGATCAATGGCGATAGGCGTTGGTATAGGACCATACATCGATATTCCTTCTGTGATGATCGTTTTTGGTGGTACTATCGGCGTTATGATGGTTGGCTTCAAGATGGAGACGCTTAAAGGAATTGGTAAATTTTATGGCATTGCTGTTAAGCCATCAGTCGTAGTAAATTTGCCTGAGACTATAAAAAAAATAGTTGATTATTCAACCAAAGCTAGACGTGATGGTATCTTATCGCTCGAAAGTGAAGTAAATAATGAGACAAATCAGTTCTTAAAAAGAGGCCTGTCAATGGCGGTCGATGGCAATGAGCCAGATGCGATCAGAGCACTTTTGGAGATCGATATCGATCAAACTAGCACAAGACATTCAAATAATATTAAAATTTTTGAGCAAGTCGGCGGTTTTGCGGGTGCTATGGGTATGATCGGAACGCTAATCGGTCTTGTTGCGATGCTTCTTAACATGTCAGATCCTAGTGCGATCGGTCCATCAATGGCGGTTGCCTTGCTTACGACACTTTATGGTGCGATGATAGGTAACATCATAGGTGCGCCTGTGGCAAATATCCTCTCTATTCGCGATGCTGATGAAGCACTTGAAAAACAAGTCGTACTTGAGGGAATCATGTCAATACAAGCAGGCGATAATCCAAGAACGCTTGAAGCTAAACTCTTAGCATTTTTACCACCAAAAGATAGAAAAAGTCAGTTCGAATAA